In one Oryza glaberrima chromosome 2, OglaRS2, whole genome shotgun sequence genomic region, the following are encoded:
- the LOC127764460 gene encoding uncharacterized protein LOC127764460 isoform X1 — protein sequence MVGTDDSENHNGGELYHACRLQHLPPVVLTCLLPRSYPSICAPYFTISAKWLDEPKVSYLCAALDEVWTELPGQEVIYRWVDWLNSSSWSSIALNDEIVLDPDKTLKIGDERAIARRILVESTIPLMQSYSEKRSHKIFLESLLVCGICLSEDVGRNFIKLPCHHSFCLKCMEFHCKIHVKEGNLTQLACPDTNCRNPLPPSVLKSLLRDDGYAQWESFALQKLLDAMPDLVYCPRCSAACLEVDNDAQCPGCFFTFCTLCKRRRHVGDTCITPEEKIRILKERQKLYSIPEEQLLKEQREIDELINIQEALRDSKQCPRCKMAISKIEGCNKMTCGNCGRFFCYRCNKAIGGYDHFWNGNCDMFEREQDENPQQQDDENFDGDPDEDAELLEPEWVLLTYPCPNCGRRNEKLGTNNHILCIGCRGHYCALCRKRVLRGEQHFGPRGCQQHTED from the exons ATGGTTGGAACTGATGATAGTGAAAACCACAATGGCGGAGAACTCTATCATGCTTGCAGGTTGCAGCATTTGCCACCTGTTGTGCTAACATGTTTGTTGCCACGGTCATATCCAAGTATATGTGCTCCATATTTTACCATTTCAGCTAAATGGTTGGATGAACCAAAGGTCTCATACCTGTGTGCTGCGCTTGATGAGGTTTGGACAGAGCTTCCAGGGCAAGAAGTCATATACAGATGGGTGGATTGGCTGAATAGCTCTTCGTGGTCTTCCATTGCTTTGAATGATGAAATAGTGTTAGATCCAGATAAAACATTAAAAATTGGAGATGAACGAGCTATCGCGAGAAGAATTTTAGTTGAGTCTACTATTCCTCTTATGCAGAGTTACAGTGAGAAGAGATCTCATAAGATATTTTTGGAAAGCCTTCTCGTGTGTGGAATTTGTCTAAGTGAGGATGTTG GCAGAAATTTCATCAAGCTCCCATGCCATCATTCCTTTTGTTTGAAGTGTATGGAGTTTCACTGCAAAATCCATGTGAAAGAAGGGAATTTAACGCAGCTGGCATGTCCTGATACAAATTGCCGCAATCCACTTCCGCCATCCGTATTGAAAAGCCTTCTACGAGATGATGGATATGCACAATGGGAATCATTTGCTCTACAGAAACTGTTAGATGCAATGCCTGATCTAGTTTACTGCCCCAGGTGTTCTGCTGCTTGCTTGGAAGTTGACAATGATGCTCAATGCCCGGGTTGTTTTTTTACCTTCTGCACTTTGTGcaaacgccgccgccatgtgGGGGATACATGTATTACTCCTGAAGAAAAAATACGCATTTTGAAG GAACGACAGAAATTGTATTCCATACCAGAGGAACAATTGTTGAAAGAACAGAGGGAAATAGACGAGTTGATAAATATCCAGGAAGCACTTCGTGATTCTAAGCAATGCCCTCGTTGTAAGATGGCTATCTCAAAAATTGAAGGTTGCAACAAGATGACATGTGGGAACTGTGGGAGATTCTTCTGCTATCGTTGTAACAAAGCAATTGGAGGATATGATCATTTCTG GAATGGAAACTGTGATATGTTTGAGAGGGAACAAGATGAAAACCCACAGCAGCAGgatgatgaaaattttgatggCGACCCTGACGAAGATGCTGAACTCTTAGAACCTGAATGGGTGCTGTTAACTTATCCCTGTCCAAACTGTGGCCGTCGGAATGAAAAG CTCGGTACCAACAATCATATACTTTGCATCGGATGCCGAGGCCATTATTGTGCGTTGTGTCGGAAAAGAGTTTTGAGGGGCGAGCAACACTTTGGACCTAGAGGCTGCCAGCAACACACTGAAGATTGA
- the LOC127764460 gene encoding uncharacterized protein LOC127764460 isoform X3: protein MMAAGGSSSNPMSSEASSSAVAAAAGVAVRDVGDDKPLPSAEVDITYWAAQEEAAALLESMAARARGEDDLPEEQLQANNQLQEDESYSEKRSHKIFLESLLVCGICLSEDVGRNFIKLPCHHSFCLKCMEFHCKIHVKEGNLTQLACPDTNCRNPLPPSVLKSLLRDDGYAQWESFALQKLLDAMPDLVYCPRCSAACLEVDNDAQCPGCFFTFCTLCKRRRHVGDTCITPEEKIRILKERQKLYSIPEEQLLKEQREIDELINIQEALRDSKQCPRCKMAISKIEGCNKMTCGNCGRFFCYRCNKAIGGYDHFWNGNCDMFEREQDENPQQQDDENFDGDPDEDAELLEPEWVLLTYPCPNCGRRNEKLGTNNHILCIGCRGHYCALCRKRVLRGEQHFGPRGCQQHTED, encoded by the exons ATGATGGCGGCTGGTGGCTCATCCTCAAACCCTATGTCGAGCGAAGCCTCGTCCTCggcggtcgccgcggcggcgggggtggctgTGAGGGATGTTGGGGATGACAAGCCCTTGCCGTCGGCGGAGGTTGACATCACCTACTGGGCGGCGCAGGAAGAGGCGGCTGCGCTGCTTGAGTCGATGGCCGCGAGGGCTCGTGGGGAGGACGACCTACCGGAGGAGCAGCTGCAAGCCAATAACCAACTACAGGAAGACGAG AGTTACAGTGAGAAGAGATCTCATAAGATATTTTTGGAAAGCCTTCTCGTGTGTGGAATTTGTCTAAGTGAGGATGTTG GCAGAAATTTCATCAAGCTCCCATGCCATCATTCCTTTTGTTTGAAGTGTATGGAGTTTCACTGCAAAATCCATGTGAAAGAAGGGAATTTAACGCAGCTGGCATGTCCTGATACAAATTGCCGCAATCCACTTCCGCCATCCGTATTGAAAAGCCTTCTACGAGATGATGGATATGCACAATGGGAATCATTTGCTCTACAGAAACTGTTAGATGCAATGCCTGATCTAGTTTACTGCCCCAGGTGTTCTGCTGCTTGCTTGGAAGTTGACAATGATGCTCAATGCCCGGGTTGTTTTTTTACCTTCTGCACTTTGTGcaaacgccgccgccatgtgGGGGATACATGTATTACTCCTGAAGAAAAAATACGCATTTTGAAG GAACGACAGAAATTGTATTCCATACCAGAGGAACAATTGTTGAAAGAACAGAGGGAAATAGACGAGTTGATAAATATCCAGGAAGCACTTCGTGATTCTAAGCAATGCCCTCGTTGTAAGATGGCTATCTCAAAAATTGAAGGTTGCAACAAGATGACATGTGGGAACTGTGGGAGATTCTTCTGCTATCGTTGTAACAAAGCAATTGGAGGATATGATCATTTCTG GAATGGAAACTGTGATATGTTTGAGAGGGAACAAGATGAAAACCCACAGCAGCAGgatgatgaaaattttgatggCGACCCTGACGAAGATGCTGAACTCTTAGAACCTGAATGGGTGCTGTTAACTTATCCCTGTCCAAACTGTGGCCGTCGGAATGAAAAG CTCGGTACCAACAATCATATACTTTGCATCGGATGCCGAGGCCATTATTGTGCGTTGTGTCGGAAAAGAGTTTTGAGGGGCGAGCAACACTTTGGACCTAGAGGCTGCCAGCAACACACTGAAGATTGA
- the LOC127764460 gene encoding uncharacterized protein LOC127764460 isoform X2 produces MMAAGGSSSNPMSSEASSSAVAAAAGVAVRDVGDDKPLPSAEVDITYWAAQEEAAALLESMAARARGEDDLPEEQLQANNQLQEDEVIALQAIFGDDMVILENKDNLRFIQSYSEKRSHKIFLESLLVCGICLSEDVGRNFIKLPCHHSFCLKCMEFHCKIHVKEGNLTQLACPDTNCRNPLPPSVLKSLLRDDGYAQWESFALQKLLDAMPDLVYCPRCSAACLEVDNDAQCPGCFFTFCTLCKRRRHVGDTCITPEEKIRILKERQKLYSIPEEQLLKEQREIDELINIQEALRDSKQCPRCKMAISKIEGCNKMTCGNCGRFFCYRCNKAIGGYDHFWNGNCDMFEREQDENPQQQDDENFDGDPDEDAELLEPEWVLLTYPCPNCGRRNEKLGTNNHILCIGCRGHYCALCRKRVLRGEQHFGPRGCQQHTED; encoded by the exons ATGATGGCGGCTGGTGGCTCATCCTCAAACCCTATGTCGAGCGAAGCCTCGTCCTCggcggtcgccgcggcggcgggggtggctgTGAGGGATGTTGGGGATGACAAGCCCTTGCCGTCGGCGGAGGTTGACATCACCTACTGGGCGGCGCAGGAAGAGGCGGCTGCGCTGCTTGAGTCGATGGCCGCGAGGGCTCGTGGGGAGGACGACCTACCGGAGGAGCAGCTGCAAGCCAATAACCAACTACAGGAAGACGAG GTAATAGCACTGCAAGCTATTTTTGGTGATGATATGGTGATCTTGGAGAATAAGGACAATCTTCGATTTATTCAG AGTTACAGTGAGAAGAGATCTCATAAGATATTTTTGGAAAGCCTTCTCGTGTGTGGAATTTGTCTAAGTGAGGATGTTG GCAGAAATTTCATCAAGCTCCCATGCCATCATTCCTTTTGTTTGAAGTGTATGGAGTTTCACTGCAAAATCCATGTGAAAGAAGGGAATTTAACGCAGCTGGCATGTCCTGATACAAATTGCCGCAATCCACTTCCGCCATCCGTATTGAAAAGCCTTCTACGAGATGATGGATATGCACAATGGGAATCATTTGCTCTACAGAAACTGTTAGATGCAATGCCTGATCTAGTTTACTGCCCCAGGTGTTCTGCTGCTTGCTTGGAAGTTGACAATGATGCTCAATGCCCGGGTTGTTTTTTTACCTTCTGCACTTTGTGcaaacgccgccgccatgtgGGGGATACATGTATTACTCCTGAAGAAAAAATACGCATTTTGAAG GAACGACAGAAATTGTATTCCATACCAGAGGAACAATTGTTGAAAGAACAGAGGGAAATAGACGAGTTGATAAATATCCAGGAAGCACTTCGTGATTCTAAGCAATGCCCTCGTTGTAAGATGGCTATCTCAAAAATTGAAGGTTGCAACAAGATGACATGTGGGAACTGTGGGAGATTCTTCTGCTATCGTTGTAACAAAGCAATTGGAGGATATGATCATTTCTG GAATGGAAACTGTGATATGTTTGAGAGGGAACAAGATGAAAACCCACAGCAGCAGgatgatgaaaattttgatggCGACCCTGACGAAGATGCTGAACTCTTAGAACCTGAATGGGTGCTGTTAACTTATCCCTGTCCAAACTGTGGCCGTCGGAATGAAAAG CTCGGTACCAACAATCATATACTTTGCATCGGATGCCGAGGCCATTATTGTGCGTTGTGTCGGAAAAGAGTTTTGAGGGGCGAGCAACACTTTGGACCTAGAGGCTGCCAGCAACACACTGAAGATTGA